The nucleotide window TATAGGTAACCCTAGTTATTTTGCCATTATTTACTTCATAAATGGCGATAGCATAAATGGCATTACCGTCTATGGTTACTCGTTCATGGTCGACAATTTTATTGCCCAAGACCATTCGTTTAAGAACTTCGGCATTTAAATTTTTTATTCTCCGAAAGAAATTAGTATAGGTTTCCTTGACTGCCGTTGCCCCGTCAGAAGTAATTTTGTTTGGATAATCGTAAATTTTCACATCATCTGAAAATGTCGCCATAAAGGCATTAATATCCTTGTTTACATAACCTCTAAGATGACGTTCAATTATAGCTGCCACGCCGGACTTTTCAATTTCTTGGTTACCTATTTCAGGGGTTGAATTTTTATCATCTTCCGGATTAGCAACAATGGCACCATTGGATTCTCCTACAACTACCAATTTGTTGATGTTATCATTAATGGCTAACCGGCTAATGTTATCAATTCCAAATCTTTTAAGATCGTTAATCTCTTTCCAGTCACTGTTATTTCTTGTTGAAATTGTATATAATTTGGGACCCTTTCCCATAAGGAGGGTATTTCTATTTAACCAAATGAAATCTTCTGAATCTTTTAAAGTTGTGGTAATGGTATTTTGTCTTCCAGAAGCAATATTTATGCTCTTTATTTCCCGTTTATTAGAATTCTTTTTAGAAATATAACTAACCTCATTACTATTAGGTATTTTTTGAAGAGACCTTCCAATATTCGTATCTAAGCGTCTGTGTTTTTTTGTGATTAAATCCGTTACGTATAATGATAAACCGTTATCCTCTAATACAGCTGAAACCAAAGTATTTTCATCATACCAAAGTTGATAGCCTATAACGATATCGTCAATAAGAATTTCAGAATCAGTAGTTGAAAGTGAATATTTATACAATTTCTGAGTGCCGTCTTGCTCTAATCTGATGGCAGAAACTGCATTCTGATTAGGAATTTTAATAGGTGAATACTCACTGCCTGGTGTGAAATTCACCCAAACTTTAGATCCATAAGGAATGTAATATTTCGCAATATCATTTTGGCCCCCACGGTTAGATGAGAAAAGCAAAAATGTGTCATCCAAGAAGTACGGTTGATTATCGTATCCTTCATTATCTGAAATATTCTTGAAATTGCTTAATTCCAATTTTCCATTAGAATAATTAAAATCGAACATATAAACATCTGTATCCGGACTTTGAGGGATAGCTATGGTTGTAAAAAGTAAGGTGAATATTAATGTCCAGGATTTCATCTTTAAGAATTTGAATAAAGATACATATACCAAAATAAGATTGTTAGCTGAATCAAAATGAAAAGTTCTTTATCTCAATTTTATTAATTCAAAAATAAGCTTCCAAAATTATTTATAAGCATTTACTTACAAAACTAATTATAAGGAGATTAGGTGCTGTCATTCGTCGTTTTTATTCGAATTTTAGGTGAGATTAAACCAATTAATGGGGAATAAACACTATCTTAAAAGTTCTTCCCCCCTTACTTAGTCCTTAATGGATTCAGTTTTTATTAACCAACTAAATCATTTTAAAAATGAAAAGAATTCTAATGTATTTTTTGGTAATGCCATTTCTATTTATGGCGTGCCAACAGGAGACTGTTCAAGGGAATGAACAGGAACTTTTAGATGCGAAAAAACTTGTTCAGCCAATTACTAAAATTAATCTAAGTAAAGATTTAAAAAGTAGTGACTTAAGAAAAAGAGGCAAATCGGGTGATGTCGTTCAGGAGTTTATGTCCGAGTTTAACACTTCACTTTCCAAATTCGGGCTTATGCTTGAAAAAATTGAGACCTATGGAGCTGAAAGTTCAGGCAGAACAGTTTATTTCAAAAATGTTGGGAATAAGCAATTAGGATCCGATTTTGCACCCAATGATCCTAATAATGTTGGAGGTGTAATGGTTCCTTATTGGATTGATGACTCTGAACTAGGAACATCATCCGGAATGTCTCCTTATGAAACATTTATGGGTATTACAAATAGTATGGATACATGGAATGCGGTAAGTTGTTCTCAAGGTCTTGAAATTCCTTTATTGGGGGTAACAGAGGGCTTCGATGTTGGATTGGTTCAATACTTTGCAGGTTTTGGCGGTTATCAAGGGTATATCCCCGGAACCATTCTTTTTGCAGGTATTTTACCCCCTGATTTTTTTGAGGCTGTTTTAGGTGAAGGCGCTGGTAATGGTACTATAGGGGTAACTTTTACTTATATATGGGTTGATGACGATACTGGTGAGCCTGCTGATATTGACCGAAATGGAAAGAACGATGTTGCTATAAAGGAAATTTATATTAATGATAACTTCAATTATCAAGATGCACCTAATGATGGCTTAGACCCTAGTTTTGTTATCGATTTTCAAACCATCGTTCTACATGAGGCAGGCCATGGTTTAAGTCAAGGACATTTCGGTACTGCATTCAGTGACGGTAGAGGAGGTCTTCACTTCGCTCCACATGCTTTAATGAACGCAGGTTATTCAGTTGGAAGAAGAACAATTTCTGGCACTGATGAAGCTGGGCATTGTTCCAATTGGGGAAGTTGGCCGATGGAGTGATTAAAGCCTATAATAATAAAAAAAGCCGATTCCAATTACAGAATCGGCTTTTTACATTTGAGTTAGTCTAACTTAAAAACAATAAGAGTTCTCCTCTTTTACTTTTTCGGCAATGGTATTTCTTAATTCAACTACATTGGGATAATTGACATATTTCGTAAAACGTTTAAGACCCATTAACATCATTCGTTGCTCATCTCCTTCTGAGAATGAAATAATCCCTTCTCGAGCATTTTTGGTAATAATTTCAACTGCATTGTATAGGTAAAGTTTAGCCATTGCTATTTGAACTTTTTGAGCGTCCTCTCCAAATCTTTTAGCATTTTTCTCAGCTCGCAAGATGGCCGATTCAGCCATATAAACCTCAATTAAAATATTTGAAGCTGCTAGGAGTAATTGCTGATGCTCTTCAAGTTCTGGGCCATATTTTTGAACAGCCGCTCCTGCAACCATTAAAAACACTTTCTTCAATTTGGCAATCATTTCCTTTTCTTCTGAAAACAATTCCGAATAATCAGGAACTTCAAAACTTGGGATGCCCATTAATTCATCCTTAACCGCCATGGCAGGCTGTAACAAATCTACATGACCTTTCATTGCTTTCTTTACCAACATTCCAACGGAAAGTATTCGATTAATTTCGTTGGTTCCCTCATATATCCTCGCAATTCTGGCATCTCTCCAAGCCGCTTCCATTGGGGTGTCCTTAGAAAATCCCATACCTCCAAAAATTTGAATCCCCTCATCCGAACAGTTCTGAACATCCTCAGAAACGGCCACTTTTAGGATTGAACATTCAATAGCATATTCCTCAACACCTTTAAGTTCCGCTTCTTGGTGTGAGTTTCCATTTGCAATTCGCATCGCTATTCGGTCCTCAATATTCTTTGCGGCCCTGTAGCTTGCAGCTTCTCCTGCATAGGCACTGGTAGACATTTCGGCAAGTTTAGATTTGATAGCGCCAAACTCAGAGATTGGAGTTTTAAATTGTTTCCTCTCATTGGCGTATACAACTGCACGAGTTGTTATTCTTCTTTGGGAGTCTAAACAGGCTGCAGCTAGTTTTATTCGACCTATATTTAATGCGTTCATAGCAATTTTAAAACCGTTGCCTCTTTCAGACAACATGTTTTCTACTGGAACCGAGGTATCATTAAAAAACACTTGTCGGGTAGAAGAGGCATGAATACCCAATTTATTCTCTTCTTCACCTAATGTTATACCATTAGTCGGATCGTTTTCAACTATGAAACCGGTAATATATTTGTCATCTTCAATACGGGCGAAAACAATAAACATATTGCAGAATCCCGCATTTGAAATCCACATTTTTTGGCCATTAATTTTATAATGTTTGCCGTCCTCTGTTAGAGTTGCAGCAGTTTTTCCTGAATTTGCATCACTTCCTGCACCAGGTTCGGTCAAGCAATAGGCTCCAAACCATTCTCCAGTTGCCAATTTGGGAACATATTTTTGTTTTTGTTCTTCTGTACCATAAAGTACTATTGGCATAGTGCCTATACCAGTATGTGCACCAAAAGCGGTGCTATATGATCCCGTACCAGAGGAAATGTAATCACATACTAGCATGGTAGAAACAAATCCCATACCCATACCTCCATACTCTTCCGGTACTGCGACACCCAGAAATCCCATTTCTCCTGCTTTTCTCATGCACTCTTCTGTATATGCATAATCCTTTGCTTCAAAACGTTCACGATGGGCGATGATCTCCCTATCATTAAATTCTTTTACGGCTTCCTTCATCATTACTTGCTCTTCCGAAAAATCTTCGGGAGTAAAAACGTCCTCACAAGAAGTCTCTTTTACGATAAATTGACCTCCTCTTAATATTTCAGTTGTCGTTTCCATATTTATTTTTTTGAATAGTAGGATTTATTAAACCCTTATTGTTAGCTTAGTAATATTTAGTTTAAAAATTCGAAAATTCCACAGGCACCTTGTCCTGTACCAACACACATTGTTACCGCCCCATATTTTCCTATCATGTTGCGTTTCCTCATTTCGTCAAACAGTTGTACCGATAATTTGGCTCCTGTGCAGCCAAGAGGATGCCCTAAAGCAATCGCCCCGCCATTGACATTTACAATATCATTGTTTAATCCTAATTCTCGGATAACTGCAATAGATTGAGATGCGAAGGCTTCGTTTAATTCAATTAATTCTAAATCTTCTTGCTTTAAACCTGCTTGTTTAAGAGCTTTTGGAACTGCTTTAACGGGCCCGATCCCCATAATACGGGGTTCAACCCCTGCAGCAGCATAATTCACCAACCGAGCTATAGGTGTTAAATTCAATTCTTTTACCAGGTCTTCACTCATAATCATTAAAAATGCTGCTCCATCACTCATTTGGGAAGAGTTACCAGCAGTTACGCTTCCATTGGCCGCGAATACAGGTTTTAATTTTGCTAATACCTCCAAACTGGTATCTTTTCTCGGCCCTTCGTCCTTAGTTACAGTATAGGATTTAGAAGCCTTTTTTCCATTTTCATCTATATAATTCTCATCAATTTTTATAGGAACTATTTGATCTTGAAATCTATCTTGCGATTGTGCCTTTATTGCTTTTTGGTGGGAATTATAAGCAAACTCATCTTGGTCATCTCTAGATACCTTAAATTCCTTTGCTACAGCTTCTGCAGTTAACCCCATGCCCCAGTAATAATCTTCATGACCAGCCTTGGCAATGGCGTAATCGGGTACTGGTTTGTATCCACCCATGGGGATAAAACTCATACTTTCAACTCCTCCTGCAATGATGCAATCTGCCATGCCAGCTTGTATTTTGGCAGTAGCAATACCAATTGTTTCGATTCCTGAGGCACAATACCGGTTTACAGTTACCCCTGGAACATCTTCAATTTTAAGTCCCATTAAAGAAATAAGTCGTCCCATATTGAGTCCCTGTTCCGCCTCAGGCATGGCATTACCAACAATAACATCATCAATTCGTTTTTTGTCGAAATCTGGTAATTGATCCATTAAGTACTGAATGGTCTCCGCTGCAAGTTCATCTGGTCGCTTAAACCTGAACACTCCTCTTGGTGCCTTGCCTACTGCTGTTCTATATCCTTTTACTATATATGCTGTTTTCATTTGTTTTGTGATTTGAAGTGCCAAATTTGGTGTCTTCTAGTTTGGTGTGAATGATTTTAGTTACGAAGAGGTTTCCCCGTCTTTAGCATGTGTTGAATTCTTTCAAGTGTCTTACGTTCTGTACAAAGACTGAGAAACGCTTCACGCTCTAAATCCAATAAATACTGTTCACTAACAAGGCTAGATTCTGATAAATCGCCACCAGCCATTACATAGGCCAATTTGTTGGCAATTTTTTTGTCGTGTTCTGAAATATATTTTCCCGCTTCCATGCTATCAGTTCCAACTAAAAACATTCCTAACGCTTGTTTTCCTAAAACTTTCACGTCCTTACGAGGTATGGGTTTTGTATAGCCTTGATCTGACAATAATTGTGCATAACGTTTTGCTGTTGCTATCTGTCGATCTTTGTTTACAACTACTATATCCTTTCCTTGTTGTAGAATACCTAGGTCATACGCCTCATAAGCAGAGGTACTAACCTTAGCCATACCGATAGTTAAGAAGTACTCTTGTAGCACGTTCAATTCAACATCATTTTTTCTAAAGGTATCAGATGCCCTAAGTGTCATTTCTTTTGTTCCACCGCCTCCGGGGATAACGCCAACACCAAACTCTACTAGTCCAATATATGTTTCTGCTGCAGCAACGACTTTATCAGCGTGTAAGCACAATTCACAGCCTCCACCTAACGACATTCCGTGTGGGGCGGCAACTGTGGGAATTGAAGAATAACGCATACGCATCATTGTATCCTGAAAATATCGAATGGCCATATTAAGTTCATCGTACTCCTGTTCCACCGCCATCATAAAAATCATTCCTATATTAGCACCCACAGAGAAATTTGCTGCTTGGTTACCTACCACCAAACCAGCGAAATCTTTTTCCGCAATATCAACAGCTTTATTAATACCTGCAAGAACATCGCTTCCAATGGTATTCATTTTGCTACGGAATTCTAGATTGAGAATACCATCGCCCAAGTCCTCAACCACGACTCCAGTATTCTTAAATACTTCCTTGCTAGTACGTATATTGTCTAAAATGATAAATGCATCTTGGCCGGGTATTTTCTTAAAATCCATTTTCTCAGGATCGTATGCATAGCTATCGCCATCTTTAACTGTGTAGAAAGATTCGAAACCATTAGTAACCATGTCATTTATCCAATCCGCTACTTCTAGACCTTCAGATTTAGCAAATTCGATTCCTTTTTTAATGCCAATTGCATCCCATATTTGAAATGGTCCATGTCCCCAGCCAAACCCAGCTTTCATAGCATCATCAATTTTATGTAATTGATCTGTTATCTCTGGAATTCGGTATGACACATAAGCGAAAAGAGCCCCGAAAGATTTTCGGTAAAATTCACCTGCTTTATCTTTTCCATCAACAAGGATTGGAAAACGATCGATGACATTATCGATGGCTTTAGTTTGTTCTAATGTGCCAAACTTTGCCGATTTCTTGCCACGGTATTCTAAAGTATCTAGGTCTAAAGTCAAAATCTCACTCTGACCCTTATCATTTGTCACCTTTTTATAAAATCCCTGACCAGATTTACTTCCCCACCATTTGTTTTCATGCATGGTGTTAATAAAATTAGGTAGAGCGAATAACTGGTGTCTTTCATCATCTGGCACATTTTCATAAAGGCCATTTGCCACATGAATTAAAGTGTCTAAACCAACAACATCTACGGTTCTGAAAGTCGCAGATTTTGGACGACCGATGACTGGTCCTGTTAATTTGTCTACTTCTTCAACAGTCATATTTAAGTCTTTTACTGCATGGAAAAGACTCATAATACTGAAGATACCTATCCTGTTTCCAATAAATGCAGGAGTGTCTTTAGCGATTACCGATGTTTTCCCGAGAAACTTCTCTCCATATACATTGAGAAAATCCAGAACTTCCTGCTTTGTTTTTGGTCCTGGAATAATTTCGAATAGTTTCAGGTAACGGGCTGGGTTGAAAAAGTGGGTCCCGCAGAAATGTTCCTGGAAATCTTCGCTTTTTCCTTCACTCATAAAGTGAATAGGAATTCCTGAAGTGTTTGACGTTATAAGTGTCCCTTTTGTTCTAAATTTATCAAGCTTTTCAAAAACCTGCTTTTTAATATCTAGTCGTTCAACCACTACCTCTATAATCCAATCAGCCTTAGCGACCTTTTCAATATCATCCTCCAAATTGCCCGTCGTAATCCTAGAGGCAAATTTTTGGTGATAAATAGGGGAGGGCTTAGATTTTAAGGCTGCCTGAAGTGAATTGTTTACAATTCTATTTCTAACAACCTTATCTTCTAATGTTAAACCCTTTGCTTTTTCTGCCTCGGTAAGTTCTCTTGGAACAATATCTAATAGCAACACCTTAACGCCGATATTGGCGAAATGACACGCAATGCCGCTTCCCATTATTCCGGAACCTATAACCGCAACTTCCTTAATTCTTCTAATACTCATAAATATTTATCTTGTAAATTACCTTAGTAAAAGGCTTATTAACTAGTTAGTTTTTGAATTCTCGTAGATCTGTTTGTTAGCAATCATATTATTTATAATCTCTGCTACCTCATAAAAATGATTGAGTTGATCTTCACTTACTTTAGACCTGATGGCATCATTAAAGGTTAATACCTTTTCTCTAGCGTAAGCTCGCTTTTCCCTACCAAAGGCGGTAAGGTGAATAATTACGCCTCTACCATCTTCAGGGTTTGGACGTCTTTCAATTAAATCTCGGGCTTCCATGGATTTAAGAGTTCTTGAAAGGCTAGTAGCTTCCATACCCATTTTTGGGCCTAGAGAGGTTGAAGGTGTGCCGTTTTCAGGGTCAATGCTTAACAATGCAAAACCTACCGCCATGGTTACTCCAAATTGGGCGGCCTCTTCATTATACATTTTGTTTACTGCTAACCAAGTGGTTCTCAGAACATAATCAATAGTCTTGTCTTTCATGAAATTCTTCCGATTCGTAAATATAGTAATATTTATTATGCACGCATAATAAATTAATAAAATATTTGGAAGAATTGTTGAGGTTAGAAGGGAAGGTTAGCGGTAAATTCTATCATAAAGATTTTGATATATACCTTTAATAATGTCCCTTTTCATTTTCATGGTTGGGGTTAATTGACCTCCCTCAATACTCCAGGTATCTGGTGTTAGTTCGAAGCGTTTGATTTGTTCCCATTTACCAAACTGGGCATTACATTTATCCACCTCTTTTTGAATACGGTCATTAACTTCTTTGCAGGCAACCAATTCCTCATTGGTAGTACCTACATTAACATTTTTGAGTTTGGCCCAATCACGTACAAATTCAAAATTTGGCTGTATGAGCGCCGCAGGCATTTTTTCTCCTTCGCCTACCACCATAATTTGCTCAATAAATCGGGATTGTTTTAGTTCATTTTCTAAAAGGGCTGGAATCACATATTTTCCACCAGAGGTTTTAAACATTTCCTTCTTTCTCCCCGTTATCTTTAAAAAGCCATCCTCATCTATGATCCCCTTGTCACCTGTATGAAAATAATCCCCTGTCATCACTTCCGCCGTACGTTCTGGATCTTTGTAATAGCCCTTCATAATATTAGGGCCCTTAACTAAAATTTCTCCATCCTCGGCAATTTTCACTTCTACCCTTGGAATAGGTTTTCCTACAGTGCCAATCTTATAATTATTATCAGCTAACTGTCCGACTGATACCACTGGAGAGGTTTCCGTAAGTCCATAACCTTCCATAACGGGCATGCCAGCTGCGCCAAAAATTCGGGCAAGTCGTGGCTGAAGAGGTGCACTACCAGATACCATACTAATTAATTCACCGCCTAAGGCGGCTTGCCATTTGCTAAATATTAGTTTGCGTGCAACTTTTAATTGTGTTTCATACCACCAGCCATTTTTGCCATAGGGTTCCCATTTTTCACCTAAACTTATGGCCCAAAAGAAAAGGGCTTTTTTAATGCCAGTTAATTCTTCGCCTTTTGCATGTATTTTATCAAATACCTTTTCCAACAGTCTAGGAACAACCGTCATAAATATAGGTTGAATTTCGCGCGCATTGTCTCCAATTTTTTCTAGGTTTTCTGCATAATACATGGAAAAACCAGAATATTGGTAGATATAAATAATAACTCTTTCAAAAATATGGCATATAGGAAGGAAGCTTAAAACCTTTGAATTATTTCCTATCTGCGGTAATCTATCCACTGTATCTAATACATTACTAGTAATATTGTCATGGGTGAGCATAACGCCTTTGGGACGGCCAGTTGTACCAGACGTATAGATGATAGTTGCCAAATCATCTGGTGAAATGGAGTCTTTTAAACTTTCAACTTCTGATTGATTGGAATCATCGGCACCAATATTAAAAAGCTCAGAATAATGCTTGCATCCAGGGATATGATCGAATGAAAAAACATTTTTTAAGGCAGTCTCATCCTTAATTTCCAAAACCTTATCTAAAACCTCTTGATCGGAAACAAAACAATAAATACTTTCAGAATGGTTTAGAACATACTTATAATCTTCGGCGGAAATCGTTGGGTAGATTGGAATATCCTGGGCCCCGATTTGAAGAATGCCAATGTCCATAATATTCCATTCGGTTCTGTTGGTGCTGGATATTAAGGCTATTTTATCATTTTTCTTCACGCCCAACCGTAGCAATGCCCTGCTAACCATATTCGCTTTGTCCACATATTCTTGTGTGGATGTAGCTTCCCATTTACCATCTTTTTTGGTATTGAGAGCCTTTTGTAAATTGAATTTTTCTAATTGGAAATAAGGAAAATCAAAAAGCCTAGTTGGAGTGGTCATTCGTTAATTATGATTAGTCTTAATGCAAATTATGAAAAAGAGACATATCATCAAATGAATTCGTAAAAAAGGAGCCTATAAATTATAGACTCCTTAAATTTTCCTTTATTAAAGATTGAACTTTAACTGAATAAGTAAAAATTGAATGTTATGAATGTTTCTCAATCCATTCCCTTGCATTTACAAAAGCCTGCAGCCAAGGCGTAACTTCATCCCTTCGGTCATGAGGGTAATGTGCCCAATTCCATTGGAAGGTAGAACGTTCAATGTGCGGCATAGTAACTAAATGGCGCCCAGTTTTATCCGTCATCATAGCAGTATTGTAATCTGAACCATTTGGATTGTGTGGATATTCTGAATAAGCATAAGTTGCTACAATGTCATACTTTTCCCTATCAAGAGGAAGATGGAATTTACCTTCACCATGAGATATCCAAACTCCTAGTGTAGAACCTTCTAAATTTGAAAGCATCACAGAATTATTTTTCTCAATGGTTACCGAAGTAAACCCACTTTCGTGTTTATGGGAATCGTTATGAAGCATTTTTCCATGTATGTCATGCTCAGGATTAATCAATTCCAATTCCATCCATAATTGACAGCCATTACAAATTCCGACGGATAGTGTATCAGGTCGCGCGAAAAATTTGTTCAAAGCTTCACGAGCCTTTTCATTGTATAAAAATGCACCAGCCCATCCTTTAGCAGATCCTAATACGTCTGAATTTGAGAAACCTCCAACTGCTCCAATAAATTGAATGTCCTCCAGAGTTTCACGTCCAGATATAAGATCAGTCATGTGAACATCTTTAACGTCAAACCCTGCAAGATACATAGCGTTTGCCATTTCGCGCTCACTATTACTTCCTTTCTCCCGAATAATGGCAGCCTTAGGTCGTTGTTTAGAGTCATCTATCTTAGGAAGTTTTCCTGTGAAAAATTCTGGGAACTTATAGGAAAGAGGCTGTACTTTATAATTCTTGTAACGATCCTCTGCCAAATTATTAGAAGTTTGCTTCGAGTCTAATAAATAAGAAGTCTTGTACCAAACATCTCGAAGCTCTGAAATATTCAAGTTAAACTTGTCCATGCCATTGGTGATATTCATATTGGCACTCTCGGTAACCTTACCTATTTTGATAAACTCAATGGCATTATCTTGTAAAATAGCTTCGGCTTCGTCCTTCAACTGAACAACAATTCCAATATTTTCTGAATAAAGAAGTTTAATAGAATCTTGCTCATTTAATGCTGTAAGGTCTAGATCAGCTCCGAGATTATTGTCCGCAAAACACATTTCTAACAAGGTTGTTATTAAACCACCAGAACCAATATCATGTCCAGCAACAACTAATTCATTTTTAATTAGTTTCTGAATTGTATTGAACGTGTTTTTGAAATATTCTGCATCAGTAATTGTTGGTGATTCTGTGCCCAATGCATTCACTATTTGGGCGAAAGAACTTCCACCAAGCTTAAAACTGTCTTTGGAAAAATTCACATAATAAATATTTCCTTCTCCTAGCTTTAGGACTGGCTCAACCACTTTCTTTATATCGCTACAATGGCCAGCAGCTGAAATAATTACCGTGCCAGGAGCTATAACTTCCGCATCCTTGTATTTCTGCTTCATGGAAAGGGAATCCTTTCCCGTTGGTACGTTGATACCTAATTGGATAGAAAATTCTGAAACTGCTTCAACTGCTTCATAAAGACGTGCGTCCTCACCTTCATTCCTACATGGCCACATCCAGTTTGCGGAAAGTGACACACTTTTCAAGTCATTTTCTAATGGCGCCCAAATAATGTTTGTAAGAGCTTCCCCTATACTATTTCGGCTACCAGCAATAGGGTCGATTAATGCTGATACTGGTGAATGACCAATTGAAGTTGCAATACCTTCTTTCCCATTATAGTCAATTGCCATAACACCGACATTATTTAGCGGTAATTGAAGAGGTCCGGCGCATTGTTGTTTTGCAACGCGGCCCCCAACGCAACGATCAACCTTATTGGTAAGCCAATCTTTACAAGCAACCGCTTCTAGTTGAAGCAATTGCTCAAGATATTTTTGAAAATTATCAGGGTTGTAAGCCAAATCCTTATAAACACGATTTACAGTTGAATCGTTCATATAAGTTTTTGGGGAACTGCCGAACATATCCTCAAGAGCCAAATCCATAGGAGTATTTCCTTTAGATTCTGAACTAAAGCAAAAACGTTGATCATCCGTTACATTGCCAACAACATAGGAAGGCGAGCGTTCCCTTTCGGCAATTCTGTTAAGATCGCCCAAATATTTTTCTGCAATCAATAATCCCATACGTTCTTGAGATTCGTTGCCAATAATTTCTTTATCTGAAAGGGTAGGGTCGCCAATAGGAAGTTTATCCAAATCGATGCGACCACCAGTATCTTCAATTAATTCGGAAAGACAGTTAAGATGTCCTCCTGCACCATGATCGTGGATTGAAATAATGTGGTTTTCTTCACTTTCTACCATTCCACGGACAACATTTGCAGCTCGTTTTTGCATTTCTGGATTAGATCGCTGGACGGCATTTAGTTCAATGCCTGATTCAAATTCGCCAGTGTCTGCCGAAGAAACAGCAGCGCCGCCCATCCCAATTCTATAGTTTTCTCCCCCAAGTACTACAATTTTGTCCCCAGGTTTGGGAGTATCTTTTAATGCTTGTGAAGCTTTTCCATAACCTATACCACCCGCCAACATAATCACTTTGTCATAACCCAATTTTCGTGCAGGAATATCACATTCAGTAATATTTTCTTCATGTTCAAACGTAAATAGTGATCCGCAAATTAGAGGTTGCCCAAACTTATTACCAAAGTCTGAAGCCCCATTGGAGGCTTTTATAAGAATATCGATTGGAGTTTGGTATAACCAAGGTCGCTCATTAAAATGTTGCTCCCATGGTCTGTCCTTTTCCAAACG belongs to Aegicerativicinus sediminis and includes:
- a CDS encoding nuclear transport factor 2 family protein codes for the protein MKSWTLIFTLLFTTIAIPQSPDTDVYMFDFNYSNGKLELSNFKNISDNEGYDNQPYFLDDTFLLFSSNRGGQNDIAKYYIPYGSKVWVNFTPGSEYSPIKIPNQNAVSAIRLEQDGTQKLYKYSLSTTDSEILIDDIVIGYQLWYDENTLVSAVLEDNGLSLYVTDLITKKHRRLDTNIGRSLQKIPNSNEVSYISKKNSNKREIKSINIASGRQNTITTTLKDSEDFIWLNRNTLLMGKGPKLYTISTRNNSDWKEINDLKRFGIDNISRLAINDNINKLVVVGESNGAIVANPEDDKNSTPEIGNQEIEKSGVAAIIERHLRGYVNKDINAFMATFSDDVKIYDYPNKITSDGATAVKETYTNFFRRIKNLNAEVLKRMVLGNKIVDHERVTIDGNAIYAIAIYEVNNGKITRVTYIQ
- a CDS encoding 3-hydroxyacyl-CoA dehydrogenase/enoyl-CoA hydratase family protein, with translation MSIRRIKEVAVIGSGIMGSGIACHFANIGVKVLLLDIVPRELTEAEKAKGLTLEDKVVRNRIVNNSLQAALKSKPSPIYHQKFASRITTGNLEDDIEKVAKADWIIEVVVERLDIKKQVFEKLDKFRTKGTLITSNTSGIPIHFMSEGKSEDFQEHFCGTHFFNPARYLKLFEIIPGPKTKQEVLDFLNVYGEKFLGKTSVIAKDTPAFIGNRIGIFSIMSLFHAVKDLNMTVEEVDKLTGPVIGRPKSATFRTVDVVGLDTLIHVANGLYENVPDDERHQLFALPNFINTMHENKWWGSKSGQGFYKKVTNDKGQSEILTLDLDTLEYRGKKSAKFGTLEQTKAIDNVIDRFPILVDGKDKAGEFYRKSFGALFAYVSYRIPEITDQLHKIDDAMKAGFGWGHGPFQIWDAIGIKKGIEFAKSEGLEVADWINDMVTNGFESFYTVKDGDSYAYDPEKMDFKKIPGQDAFIILDNIRTSKEVFKNTGVVVEDLGDGILNLEFRSKMNTIGSDVLAGINKAVDIAEKDFAGLVVGNQAANFSVGANIGMIFMMAVEQEYDELNMAIRYFQDTMMRMRYSSIPTVAAPHGMSLGGGCELCLHADKVVAAAETYIGLVEFGVGVIPGGGGTKEMTLRASDTFRKNDVELNVLQEYFLTIGMAKVSTSAYEAYDLGILQQGKDIVVVNKDRQIATAKRYAQLLSDQGYTKPIPRKDVKVLGKQALGMFLVGTDSMEAGKYISEHDKKIANKLAYVMAGGDLSESSLVSEQYLLDLEREAFLSLCTERKTLERIQHMLKTGKPLRN
- a CDS encoding acetyl-CoA C-acyltransferase, which codes for MKTAYIVKGYRTAVGKAPRGVFRFKRPDELAAETIQYLMDQLPDFDKKRIDDVIVGNAMPEAEQGLNMGRLISLMGLKIEDVPGVTVNRYCASGIETIGIATAKIQAGMADCIIAGGVESMSFIPMGGYKPVPDYAIAKAGHEDYYWGMGLTAEAVAKEFKVSRDDQDEFAYNSHQKAIKAQSQDRFQDQIVPIKIDENYIDENGKKASKSYTVTKDEGPRKDTSLEVLAKLKPVFAANGSVTAGNSSQMSDGAAFLMIMSEDLVKELNLTPIARLVNYAAAGVEPRIMGIGPVKAVPKALKQAGLKQEDLELIELNEAFASQSIAVIRELGLNNDIVNVNGGAIALGHPLGCTGAKLSVQLFDEMRKRNMIGKYGAVTMCVGTGQGACGIFEFLN
- a CDS encoding acyl-CoA dehydrogenase family protein; the protein is METTTEILRGGQFIVKETSCEDVFTPEDFSEEQVMMKEAVKEFNDREIIAHRERFEAKDYAYTEECMRKAGEMGFLGVAVPEEYGGMGMGFVSTMLVCDYISSGTGSYSTAFGAHTGIGTMPIVLYGTEEQKQKYVPKLATGEWFGAYCLTEPGAGSDANSGKTAATLTEDGKHYKINGQKMWISNAGFCNMFIVFARIEDDKYITGFIVENDPTNGITLGEEENKLGIHASSTRQVFFNDTSVPVENMLSERGNGFKIAMNALNIGRIKLAAACLDSQRRITTRAVVYANERKQFKTPISEFGAIKSKLAEMSTSAYAGEAASYRAAKNIEDRIAMRIANGNSHQEAELKGVEEYAIECSILKVAVSEDVQNCSDEGIQIFGGMGFSKDTPMEAAWRDARIARIYEGTNEINRILSVGMLVKKAMKGHVDLLQPAMAVKDELMGIPSFEVPDYSELFSEEKEMIAKLKKVFLMVAGAAVQKYGPELEEHQQLLLAASNILIEVYMAESAILRAEKNAKRFGEDAQKVQIAMAKLYLYNAVEIITKNAREGIISFSEGDEQRMMLMGLKRFTKYVNYPNVVELRNTIAEKVKEENSYCF